Proteins co-encoded in one Listeria ivanovii subsp. ivanovii genomic window:
- the glyS gene encoding glycine--tRNA ligase subunit beta, whose protein sequence is MSKDFLLEIGLEEMPAQYVTSSVEQLKKRMTDWLHENQITFSEIKTFSTPRRLTVLVENMAEEQANRVEEAKGPAKKIALDEEGNWSKAALGFARSQSIDPADLTFREIKGVEYIYIKKEVIGEKTTALLPQLQKVVTSMTFPVSMHWGSNDLRYIRPIKWLIAMFGTEVIPFEITGVVTSNMSRGHRFLGETATIKQPSDYQHALLEQFVVVDAIERKEAIAGQLKELAALENWQIKEDADLLEEVTNLVEYPTVLAGNFEEIYLELPEEILITTMKEHQRYFPVFNQDDKLLPHFVTVRNGNHENLETVARGNEKVLRARLSDADFFYQEDLKMTIDEAVAKLPNIVFHEKLGTLTEKMKRVQKVALMLADYLDWKDEDKEDIIRLTDIYKFDLVTNVVGEFPELQGLMGEKYALLQGEKRAIATAIREHYLPNSAEGELPQTDLGSLIAIADKLETLVGFFCVNIVPTGSADPFGLRRSAFGAMRIIQANGWDIPVLELISRIVDMERAEGAVELPSDDVKKEVQTFLKNRLRVVLQNHHIRHDIIDAVIGGDPNVIPQLVDRAQILNKHVESDWFRPTIEALTRVMNISKKYEEGVEVDPALFENEYEHALFDKLEKLKYDYASLTIVERLKAFAGLRTTIDDYFDNTLVMSDNLELKNNRLALLFELASFIKEFAQMDEINVK, encoded by the coding sequence ATGAGTAAAGATTTTTTATTAGAAATTGGTTTAGAAGAAATGCCGGCGCAGTATGTGACAAGCTCCGTAGAACAATTGAAAAAAAGAATGACGGATTGGCTTCATGAAAATCAAATTACTTTTTCCGAGATTAAAACTTTTTCGACACCAAGACGCCTCACTGTTCTTGTGGAGAATATGGCAGAAGAACAAGCTAATCGTGTGGAAGAAGCAAAAGGTCCAGCAAAGAAAATCGCCTTGGACGAAGAAGGTAATTGGTCAAAAGCTGCATTAGGTTTTGCTAGAAGTCAAAGTATCGATCCAGCTGATTTAACATTCCGTGAAATTAAAGGCGTGGAATATATTTATATAAAAAAAGAAGTAATTGGTGAAAAAACAACAGCCTTGCTACCACAGCTTCAAAAAGTAGTAACAAGCATGACTTTCCCAGTGAGTATGCATTGGGGTAGCAACGACTTACGCTATATTCGCCCAATTAAATGGTTAATCGCGATGTTCGGAACAGAAGTAATCCCATTTGAGATTACTGGAGTAGTGACGAGTAACATGTCTCGTGGTCATCGCTTCCTTGGGGAAACGGCTACGATCAAGCAACCTAGCGACTATCAACATGCGTTATTAGAACAATTTGTTGTGGTGGATGCAATAGAACGAAAAGAAGCGATTGCAGGACAATTGAAAGAACTAGCAGCATTAGAAAATTGGCAAATCAAAGAAGATGCTGATTTACTAGAAGAAGTAACTAATTTAGTAGAATATCCGACTGTTTTAGCGGGCAATTTTGAAGAAATTTATTTAGAATTACCCGAAGAAATATTAATTACAACAATGAAAGAACATCAACGTTACTTCCCAGTTTTCAATCAAGATGATAAATTGTTGCCACATTTTGTAACGGTTAGAAACGGGAATCATGAGAACCTAGAAACGGTTGCTCGCGGAAATGAAAAAGTTTTACGTGCTCGTTTATCTGATGCAGATTTCTTTTATCAAGAAGATTTAAAAATGACCATTGATGAGGCTGTAGCTAAACTTCCGAACATTGTGTTCCATGAAAAATTAGGAACGTTAACAGAAAAAATGAAACGGGTTCAAAAAGTTGCGTTGATGCTTGCTGACTATTTAGATTGGAAAGACGAAGATAAGGAAGATATTATTCGTTTAACAGATATTTACAAATTTGATTTAGTGACAAATGTTGTGGGCGAGTTCCCAGAATTACAAGGTTTAATGGGAGAGAAATATGCTTTATTACAAGGCGAAAAACGAGCGATTGCAACGGCTATTCGTGAGCACTATCTGCCAAATTCCGCGGAAGGTGAATTGCCACAAACAGATTTAGGCTCGCTTATTGCGATTGCAGATAAATTAGAAACATTAGTTGGCTTCTTCTGTGTAAATATCGTTCCAACTGGTTCTGCTGATCCATTTGGTTTACGACGCAGTGCTTTTGGTGCAATGCGTATTATCCAGGCAAATGGTTGGGATATTCCAGTACTTGAACTTATTTCCCGTATTGTTGATATGGAAAGAGCAGAAGGTGCGGTGGAACTTCCTAGTGATGATGTGAAAAAAGAAGTGCAGACATTCTTGAAAAATCGTTTGCGGGTTGTTTTACAAAATCATCACATTCGTCACGATATTATTGATGCTGTTATCGGCGGGGATCCTAATGTTATACCGCAACTGGTCGACCGTGCACAAATTTTAAATAAACACGTAGAATCTGATTGGTTCCGCCCAACCATTGAAGCACTAACTCGTGTTATGAACATTTCAAAAAAATACGAAGAAGGAGTCGAAGTTGATCCAGCTTTATTCGAAAACGAATACGAACATGCCTTGTTTGATAAATTAGAAAAACTAAAATACGATTATGCTAGTTTAACGATTGTGGAACGCCTGAAAGCATTTGCAGGACTTAGAACAACCATTGATGATTATTTCGATAATACACTGGTTATGAGCGACAATCTCGAACTAAAAAACAATCGTCTAGCTTTACTTTTTGAATTAGCA